Genomic DNA from Leishmania major strain Friedlin complete genome, chromosome 2:
CAAATTCCCTGGTGGACCTCTACGCCAGCCAAGCGCTGACCCTTCCTGCTGACTTTCACCCCTGTAAGTGCCGCCCGTCTTCCCCAGCGCGCCAACATGTCCGCCAAcccgctgcttcagcagaGCCCTCTGCAGTACCAACACCCGCCCTTTGACCAGATCACCATGGAGCACTACGCACCCGCTTTCGAGCAGGGCATGGCGGAGCAGATGGCGGAGATCGAGGCGATCAAGTCCAACCCTGACGCGCCCACCCTTGAAAACACAGTGGTGGCACTGGAGCGGAGCGGGGCGCAGCTTAAGCGCGCACGCCTGGTCTTCCAAAACCTCTGCTCTGCACACACGAACCCGGAGATGCAAAATCTCGAGCAGGCCTACGCCCCAAAGTTCTCCGTCCACACAGACAAGATCTACCTCGATGGTGCCTTGTACAACCGCATCAAGGCCGTGTGGGACGAGCGTGCCAGTCTCGCTGGTGAAGACTTGCGGCTGGTGGAACACTACGAGAGGGAGTTTCGCAAGGCCGGCGCCGGCCTTCACGACGCAGACAAGGAGAAGCTGAAACAGGTAAATGAGCGCCTCGCTACCCTCGAGAGTGATTTTGCCAAGAAGGTGATGGGCACGCGCAAGACCGCCTCGCTCGTCGTGGATAACgttgccgagctggagggcCTCAGCGAGGACGAGATCGCGACGGCTCagatggaggcggagagcctCGGCCACCCCGGAAAGTACGCATTGATTATCGTGAACACGACTCAGCAGCCACTGCTAGCGTCTCTGAGGAGCCGCgagacgcgccgccgcctgttcgaggcgagcgtgcagcgcgccgcacgcggtGACGAGAATGACACGAGCGCCATCATCGTGGAgattgcgcagctgcggctgaagaaggcgaagctgctCGGCAGGAAGTGCTTTGCGGAGTGGCAGCTGCAGAACCAGATGGCCGACCCGGCGTCCGCGGAGGCCTTGCTGCGCGATATGGGCAatgcggcggcgtcgaaggcgaagaaggaagCGGCTGACATCAAGCAGATGATTCgcgaggagggtggggaCTTTGAGCTGGCGCCCTGGGACTGGAGGTACTACGCGGAGCGAGTGCGCAAGCAGCGGTACGACCTCGACGAGAACGAGACGAAGCCGTACTTTGAGCTAAACAACGTGCTTGAGCGGGGCGTGTTCTACACGGCGGCAAAACTGTACGGCGTgacgatgcggcggcgcacggATCTGCCGGTGTACCACCCCGACGTGCTGTCGTTTGAGATGTTTGACTGCACGGGTGAGTCTCTTGCCATTTTCTGCCTTGACCCCTACGCGCGCGCAAGCaagcgcggtggtgcgtggATGACCTTCTATGTTCGCCAGAGCTCCCTCCTTGGCCAGAAGCCGGTCGTGTACAATGTGCTCAACATTGTGAAGCCGGCTGAAGGCAAGCCGACCTTGCTGAGCCGCAGTGACGTGACGACGCTCTTCCATGAGTTCGGCCACGGACTGCACGGCATGCTAAGCAACCTCAAGTACTCGACTCTTTCCGGCACAAGTGTCGCCCGCGACTTCCTCGAGTTTCCATCGCAGATCAACGAGCACTGGGCAATGTACGACGCCGTGTTGAAGAACTACGCCCTTCACTACGAAACCAAGGAGCCGATCCCGCAGGCACTGGTGGATCGCATGAAGGCGGCCGAGACATACGGCGCCGGCTTCCACACCATTGAGGTGGTCAAGGCGGCGTACCTCGATCTCTGCTGGCACCTGGTTGCGGAGGAAACGGCTTTTCTACCACCGGCAcagatggaggaggcggcgatgaggtCCTTCGGTGTTGGGATGACCGAAGTGCCGCCGCGCTACCACAGCGGGTACTTCATGCACACTTTCTCTGGCGGATATGCCTCGAACTACTACGTGTACCAgtggg
This window encodes:
- the DCP gene encoding putative dipeptylcarboxypeptidase (previous protein_id=AAZ10082.1) yields the protein MSANPLLQQSPLQYQHPPFDQITMEHYAPAFEQGMAEQMAEIEAIKSNPDAPTLENTVVALERSGAQLKRARLVFQNLCSAHTNPEMQNLEQAYAPKFSVHTDKIYLDGALYNRIKAVWDERASLAGEDLRLVEHYEREFRKAGAGLHDADKEKLKQVNERLATLESDFAKKVMGTRKTASLVVDNVAELEGLSEDEIATAQMEAESLGHPGKYALIIVNTTQQPLLASLRSRETRRRLFEASVQRAARGDENDTSAIIVEIAQLRLKKAKLLGRKCFAEWQLQNQMADPASAEALLRDMGNAAASKAKKEAADIKQMIREEGGDFELAPWDWRYYAERVRKQRYDLDENETKPYFELNNVLERGVFYTAAKLYGVTMRRRTDLPVYHPDVLSFEMFDCTGESLAIFCLDPYARASKRGGAWMTFYVRQSSLLGQKPVVYNVLNIVKPAEGKPTLLSRSDVTTLFHEFGHGLHGMLSNLKYSTLSGTSVARDFLEFPSQINEHWAMYDAVLKNYALHYETKEPIPQALVDRMKAAETYGAGFHTIEVVKAAYLDLCWHLVAEETAFLPPAQMEEAAMRSFGVGMTEVPPRYHSGYFMHTFSGGYASNYYVYQWARVLDCDGFEWFLENGGLTRENGDHLRACVLSVGNSVDANVAYEKFAGRKANMKAFLRINGLLDE